In Caulobacter segnis ATCC 21756, the sequence TGGTCCTTGGTGTCCTTGGGGTTGGCGTTGATCTCGCTGGTCGCGGCCAGCACGAAGCCCGCTTCCTTGGCCATCTGGATCACGTAGTCCTGCTGGACATAGCCGTCGGCGGCCAGAACGTCCTGCACGCGGCCCGACTGCCCGCGATGCTCCTCGACCCCCAGGACCCCGCCCGGCTTCAGCGCCGCCAGGGCGTCCTTGAAGGCCTTCTCGGCGACGCCGCCGGCCATCCAGTTGTGCAGGTTGCGCAGGAAAAGCACGAGGTCTGCGCTGCCCGCCGGCGCCACGGGGCCGCTTGTCGGACCGAAGGCGGTGAAGGTCACGTCGCCATAGATCTTCTTCGCGCTCGTGACCTTGCGCCGATAGGCCTCGACGATCTCGGCGGCCGCCGGATCGGCCGGGTTGTTGGTCTCCAGCAGGGCTTCGTAGAGGTGGCCCTTGGTGTCGGCCAGGAAGGGGGCGAGGATGTCGGTGTACCACCCCGCCCCCGGCCAGAACTCGACGACGGTCTGGCCGGGCGCGAGGCCCCAGAACTTCAGGGTCTCGATGGGGTGACGCCAACGATCGCGGGCGCGATCGGCGGCGAGCCGCCAGCCGCCGGCGACCGTCGCCTCGAGGCTCTTCGGACGCGCCTTCTCGGCGGGCGCGGCCTCATCCTTGGCCTTGCCGCACCCGGCGAGGCCAAAAGCGCCCGCGCCGGCCAGGACGCTCCTGCGCGACCACTGCTGGATAGACCCCATCACGCCCCCATGTACGCGTACGCTACGATGGCCGTAGCGTGACCGCCGACCTTGGCCAAAGTCAGGCCGGCTTGCGGAAGCGCAGGGTCATGCGGTCGCTTTCGCCGATCGCATCGTACTTCGACCGGTCGAAGTTGGGGTCCGCCGGCTGGCCGCCGGGCGCCGTGCGCTTTACGGGCGGCAGGGTCCAGACGCCGAACGGGTGGTCCTTGGTGTCCTTGGGGTTGGCGTTGATTTCCGACTGGGCGTCCAGCTTGAAGCCGGCCTTCTCGGCGATGGCGATCACCGTGGCCGTGTTCAGATAGCCGTCGGCGCCCGCGTCCTTCTCCGAACGCGGATCGGCGCGGTGATCCTCGACCGCCAGGAAGCCGCCCGGCTTCAGCACCGCGAAGAAGTCGGCGAACACCTTGTCGGCCATGCCGGGCGCGCCGGTCCAGTTGTGGACGTTGCGGGCGGTGAGGACGAGGTCGGCCGATCCCGGCGCGCCCAGGGGACCCGAGGCCGCGCCGAAATTGACGAACAGCGGCTTGCCGTACTTGGCGGCGTCGGAGAAGCGGGCCTCGAAGTCGGCGCGACCCTTGCGCGCGCCTTCCGACAGCTTGGGATTGGAAAGGTCGGCGACGCCGGCGACATAGGTCCCGCCGGTGGCCTTGGCGTAGGGCGCCAGGATCTCGGTCCAATAGCCGCCGCCCGGCGAAATCTCGATCACCGTCTGCTTGGGCTTCAGACCCCAGAAGGTCAGGCTCTCATAGGGGTGACGCGCGCCGTCGCGGGCCACGTCGCCGGCTGGACGGGTGGGCGATGCGATCGCGGCCTTGAGCGCCTGATCGGTCGCGGCGAAGGCGGCGGGAGCGGCGAGGCTGACGGCGGCGGCCAGCAGCAGGACGTGACGACGAAGCGGCATGGGGGAAGTGTCCTTCGGCGAGGGGTTGGGCGGCGACCTTAGCCGGGGCGCGCGACACGTCAAAGGATTCGCGTTCGATGAAACGGCGCCCCTTGAACCGAAAAATCGGCGCACCAACTACTTTCACGAAGGCGCTGGACATCCGGGCCTTCCGGACCGCTGGCGACGCCAATTTCGGGTCGCCGAAGGGACGCACACTCAAAGACCTTGCTTGATAAGAAGGATCTGACCCTATGCGTACGATCGACCTTTCGCCCCTGTACCGCTCGCTCGTCGGTTTTGACCGCCTCGCCGCCCAGTTGGACGCCGCGGCCCGCACGGAAGCCAGCTCGGGCTATCCCCCCTACAATATCGAACGCACCGGCGAGAACGACTACCGCATCGAGATCGCGGTGGCCGGCTTCAAGCCGGAAGAGCTGAACGTCGAGGTGAAGGAAAACCTGCTGACCGTCACCGGCCGCAAGCCGGCCAACGACGACGCCAAGCAGTACCTGCACCGCGGGCTCGCCGAACGGAATTTCGAGCGCAAGTTCCAGCTGACCGACTACCTGGTGGTGGTCGACGCCGAGCTGTCGAACGGCCTGCTGTCCGTCTCGTTGAAGCGTGAACTGCCCGAGGCCCTGAAGCCCCGGACCGTGGAGATCAAAGCCAGCGCTTCGCCGCTGATCGAAGGTGAAAAGGCCGCCTAAGCGCCCTTCTCCCAAGTCTCCCCCACACCCCTCTGAACTTGGGCGGCGCAGTGATGCGCCGCCTTTTTCATGTCCGTCTTCAGTCCGGCATGGAGAGGTCGAGACCTTCGACCTGGCTGAGATCCGCGCCGCGCAGGCGCGCCTTGGCCATGCGCGCACCGGTCAGGTCGGCTCCGCGCAAATCCGCGCCGTCCAGCACGGCGCCCGCGAGATCGGCGGCTTGCGCCTGCGCATAGCGCAGCCGAGCGCCCTCCATGTTGACCAGGGCCTGGCGCTCGGGGCCGAGGGGAAGCGGCGACAGGGAAGCCTGGCGCAGATCGGCCTTGGTCAGGTTCGCGCCCGTCAGCTTGGCGCCGCGCAGGTCGGCCCCCTGCAGATTGGCGCCGCGCAGGTCGGCGTTCTGCAGATTGGCGCCCTGCAGGTGGGCGTTCGACAGATCCAGCCCGACCATGCAGGCGGCTCGCGCGCTCATCGCCGTCAGCCGCAACCCGCGCAGCCGGTCGCCGAGCGGTCGCAGGTCTTCGCCGTCGAGCCGCGCGACCGCGCCCTGCTTGCCGCCGGTCTTGCACCAGAGTTGGTTGGCCAAACAGGCTTGGTGCAACTCATCGGCCTTGGCGATGGCCGCGGGGGTCGGGGCGCCGAGCACGCCGACCAGGGCCGAGCGTTGGACCTTCGCGGTCGAGGTGTCGACACCGGCCATCACGGCGCCGGCGAAATTCACGCCTTCGAAATTGGCGCCGTTGACGTCCGCGCCGTCCAGGATCGCGCCGGCCAGGTTGGCGTCTTTCAGGTTCGCGCCCGAGAGCTTGGCGCCGCGCAGGGAGCAATCACTGAAGTCGGCCTTGAAGGCCGATACGCCGCTGAACTCGGAGCCATCCAGGGTCGCGCCGGAGAAGTTGACCTCGTCGACCTCGCCTCGCCGGGTCTCCTGCCTCAGGATCTCGGCGCCGTTGCGCGGGTGCGGAATGGCGACCTGGCCTTCGCGAAAGTCGGCCTGGGTGAGATCGGCTTGCGCCAGATTGGCGCCGCGCAGGCAGGCGCCGCGCAGATCGGCGCGCACCAGCGAAGCCTGGCGCATATCGGACTTGCGCAGGTCGCAGCCGAACAGATTGGCGCGGTCCAGCTTGGTGCGCACCATCCGGCAGTCGTCCAGAATCGAGGCGGAAAGGTCTGCGTCGGTCAGATTTCGGAACGACAGATCAAGGCCCGACAACTGCACGAAGCGAAGGGAGGCGCGACGGCCACCCGGCTTGCCGGTAACGAATTTCTCGTGCGCCGTTACGATCATGTCGAGCTCGGCCTGGCTCAGGCGACGACGCCCGGCCACGCTTGGCGCGGCGTTCATAACGATGGTCCCTATGGTGGTCTCTATGAATTGGCGAGACCCTATCGAGACGGGGACAGCGAACAGTTAAGCTCGCGACGAATTGTCGCGTTTTTTTTCGACGGCCTCTTAGATCACGTCGTCGAGGCCGCGCGCGCCCAGCCGGATCGCGCCGGTCACATCGACATCGCGCATCTGGGCGCCGGTGAAATTGGCGCGCGAGAGGTCGGCGCCGGCCATTCGCGCTTGGCGCAGATCGGCTCGGGCGAAATCCGCATTGGCGAGGATCGCGCCGGTCATGTCGCAGGGCAGCACCCGATCGGCGGTGATCAGCAGCGGCCCCATCTGGGCGTCACGCAGGTCCGAGCCGGCCAGCTTCGCGCCCTTCAGGCGCGCGCCGCGCAGGTCCGCGCGCCGAAGATTGCAGGCCCGCAGGTCCGCGCCCTCCAGCTGGGCGCCCTGCATCTGCACGCCTTCCATGTCGAGGCCGTAGAAGACCGCGCCCTTCGCCGACAGGGCCGTCAGGTTGAAACCCCGAACCGACCGCAGATTGCGCAGGTCGGCCTTGTCGAAGACGGAAGGCTTGCCCTCGGCGCCGCCGGTTTCGATCCAGCGCGCATGGTCGGCGATCATCTGCTCGTAGGGCAGGTCCGCGACGTTGGTGCCCGCCGGCTTGTCGGTCAGGGCGCCTTCCATGTTCGTCTGGCTGACGTTCCAGGACATCGTCTTGGCGCCGACCAGCACGGTGTTGCGGAGGTCCGCGCCGGCCAGGTTCGCGCCCGAGAGATCCGCGCCCGCCAGGTTGGCGCCGTTGAAGTTGGCCTGCTTGAGGTTGGCCCGGATCAGCTTGGCGTCCTTCAGGATCGCGTCGCTGAAGTCGGCCTTGGTCGCGACGATGCCCG encodes:
- a CDS encoding class I SAM-dependent methyltransferase, which codes for MGSIQQWSRRSVLAGAGAFGLAGCGKAKDEAAPAEKARPKSLEATVAGGWRLAADRARDRWRHPIETLKFWGLAPGQTVVEFWPGAGWYTDILAPFLADTKGHLYEALLETNNPADPAAAEIVEAYRRKVTSAKKIYGDVTFTAFGPTSGPVAPAGSADLVLFLRNLHNWMAGGVAEKAFKDALAALKPGGVLGVEEHRGQSGRVQDVLAADGYVQQDYVIQMAKEAGFVLAATSEINANPKDTKDHPFGVWTLPPTRLSAPRGEPAEPGFDHAKYDAIGESDRMTLKFVKPA
- a CDS encoding Hsp20 family protein encodes the protein MRTIDLSPLYRSLVGFDRLAAQLDAAARTEASSGYPPYNIERTGENDYRIEIAVAGFKPEELNVEVKENLLTVTGRKPANDDAKQYLHRGLAERNFERKFQLTDYLVVVDAELSNGLLSVSLKRELPEALKPRTVEIKASASPLIEGEKAA
- a CDS encoding pentapeptide repeat-containing protein yields the protein MSADAPTAQEYKRLTQHDLDIICAKHDRLWSAKLGGARAVFTFCDLSGLSLTGRNLCDADFTGAMMVGCDLRKTKLDNANLYGADLQGADLTDASLRRADLRGSSLRGANLTGADMFEADLREGAIAAADRKEGYKVIELTQREAYAIGANLSGANLERSRLSGIVATKADFSDAILKDAKLIRANLKQANFNGANLAGADLSGANLAGADLRNTVLVGAKTMSWNVSQTNMEGALTDKPAGTNVADLPYEQMIADHARWIETGGAEGKPSVFDKADLRNLRSVRGFNLTALSAKGAVFYGLDMEGVQMQGAQLEGADLRACNLRRADLRGARLKGAKLAGSDLRDAQMGPLLITADRVLPCDMTGAILANADFARADLRQARMAGADLSRANFTGAQMRDVDVTGAIRLGARGLDDVI
- a CDS encoding pentapeptide repeat-containing protein, yielding MNAAPSVAGRRRLSQAELDMIVTAHEKFVTGKPGGRRASLRFVQLSGLDLSFRNLTDADLSASILDDCRMVRTKLDRANLFGCDLRKSDMRQASLVRADLRGACLRGANLAQADLTQADFREGQVAIPHPRNGAEILRQETRRGEVDEVNFSGATLDGSEFSGVSAFKADFSDCSLRGAKLSGANLKDANLAGAILDGADVNGANFEGVNFAGAVMAGVDTSTAKVQRSALVGVLGAPTPAAIAKADELHQACLANQLWCKTGGKQGAVARLDGEDLRPLGDRLRGLRLTAMSARAACMVGLDLSNAHLQGANLQNADLRGANLQGADLRGAKLTGANLTKADLRQASLSPLPLGPERQALVNMEGARLRYAQAQAADLAGAVLDGADLRGADLTGARMAKARLRGADLSQVEGLDLSMPD
- a CDS encoding class I SAM-dependent methyltransferase, encoding MPLRRHVLLLAAAVSLAAPAAFAATDQALKAAIASPTRPAGDVARDGARHPYESLTFWGLKPKQTVIEISPGGGYWTEILAPYAKATGGTYVAGVADLSNPKLSEGARKGRADFEARFSDAAKYGKPLFVNFGAASGPLGAPGSADLVLTARNVHNWTGAPGMADKVFADFFAVLKPGGFLAVEDHRADPRSEKDAGADGYLNTATVIAIAEKAGFKLDAQSEINANPKDTKDHPFGVWTLPPVKRTAPGGQPADPNFDRSKYDAIGESDRMTLRFRKPA